From a region of the Sorex araneus isolate mSorAra2 chromosome 10, mSorAra2.pri, whole genome shotgun sequence genome:
- the LOC105943106 gene encoding NKG2-C type II integral membrane protein-like, with protein MRRQRENDPQLNLQSRRQLRKGFPFPPEQLIAEVLGITCLVLMSSLVKTIILISSENNSLVPHCAHCPPEGFTYSNNCYYINHGKMSWHESVVACASRRSRLLYIESEEELKFLVSILSPSWVGIFRNSKHHPWMSINGSTSKLKIKDNSAGESNCVIVFSDGLHAEICTYPSSYYCKHKLQN; from the exons ATGAGACGCCAAAGAGAAAACGACCCACAACTGAATTTGCAATCAAGAAGACAGTTAAGGAAAG GTTTCCCCTTCCCTCCAGAACAGCTGATTGCTGAGGTCCTGGGAATTACCTGCTTGGTCTTGATGTCTAGCCTTGTGAAAACCATAATCCTTATTTCCT CTGAAAATAACTCTCTGGTGCCTCATTGTGCTCACTGTCCTCCTGAGGGATTTACATACTCCAACAATTGCTATTATATAAATCACGGGAAAATGTCATGGCATGAGAGTGTGGTGGCCTGTGCTTCTCGCCGGTCTCGCCTGCTTTATATAGAGAGTGAAGAAGAACTG aaatttCTGGTCTCCATATTATCTCCAAGTTGGGTTGGAATATTTCGTAACAGCAAACATCATCCATGGATGTCAATAAATGGTTCAACTTCCAAACTaaa GATTAAAGACAATTCAGCTGGAGAATCTAACTGTGTTATTGTATTCTCAGATGGCCTCCATGCAGAGATTTGCACATATCCAAGTTCTTATTATTGCAAGCATAAACTTCAGAATTAG